One stretch of Pedobacter riviphilus DNA includes these proteins:
- a CDS encoding nitrate reductase associated protein has protein sequence MIKVKLGPSEFKNLKGIEYFKFEEDFIEENVRCIPMIVRFKMDAAGIKLKLAEWSKFHPTERIQLALLPVSTQEQTDKYHQFLISLITKYTGNQATTLAIDPLPDWGNLHQIPTMLKEKATELQLQLSINQWCKLTNIQRFALLKLCRPGHENKNFPKAIVEFGLLNS, from the coding sequence GTGATAAAAGTAAAACTTGGTCCTTCAGAATTTAAAAACCTAAAAGGAATTGAATATTTTAAGTTCGAAGAAGATTTTATTGAAGAAAATGTGCGTTGTATCCCAATGATCGTCCGTTTTAAAATGGATGCAGCCGGAATAAAATTAAAATTGGCAGAATGGAGCAAATTTCATCCAACAGAAAGAATCCAACTGGCTCTACTTCCTGTCTCAACTCAAGAACAAACAGACAAGTATCATCAATTTCTGATTAGCCTGATTACCAAATATACTGGAAACCAGGCTACCACGCTGGCTATTGATCCACTACCAGATTGGGGGAACCTACACCAAATTCCGACAATGCTAAAAGAAAAGGCCACAGAATTACAATTACAACTATCCATAAACCAGTGGTGCAAACTCACTAATATCCAAAGGTTTGCGCTTTTAAAATTATGCCGGCCAGGACACGAAAACAAAAACTTCCCAAAGGCAATAGTAGAATTTGGACTTTTAAATAGCTAA